The Fibrobacterota bacterium genome includes a window with the following:
- the serC gene encoding 3-phosphoserine/phosphohydroxythreonine transaminase — MPKIHNFSPGPSILPRQAMEAGSRACLDFNGTGLSLLEMSHRGKDFIAVMDQAVALVKELLGVPAGYSVLFLQGGASMQFAMIPYNLLDEGETAAYVDTGTWANKALKEAKLFGNVKVVASSKEQNYNFIPKGYAIPADAKYFHVTSNNTIFGTQMQHFPESPVPMVADMSSDIFSRPVDVSKFGLIYAGAQKNMGIAGTTLVILRNDLLGKVKRKIPSMLDYKLHIENESMYNTPPVFAVYVAMETLKWVKQMGGVAAMQKRDEEKAQRLYAEIDANPLFKGTCAVEDRSRMNVTFVMQKPELEDAFNKAAEAANLSGLKGHRSVGGFRASIYNALELESIDALVAVMRDFARKHG, encoded by the coding sequence ATGCCGAAGATCCATAATTTCAGCCCCGGACCCTCGATTCTCCCGCGCCAGGCCATGGAAGCGGGCTCCCGCGCCTGCCTCGACTTCAACGGCACCGGCCTCTCCCTTTTGGAGATGTCGCATCGCGGTAAGGACTTCATCGCGGTGATGGATCAGGCCGTGGCCTTGGTCAAGGAACTGCTAGGCGTTCCCGCGGGCTATTCGGTGCTCTTCCTGCAAGGCGGGGCCAGCATGCAATTCGCCATGATTCCCTACAACCTGCTGGACGAGGGCGAGACCGCGGCCTACGTGGACACCGGCACTTGGGCCAACAAGGCCTTGAAGGAAGCCAAGCTGTTCGGCAACGTGAAGGTGGTGGCCTCTTCGAAAGAACAGAACTACAACTTCATTCCCAAGGGCTACGCCATCCCGGCGGACGCGAAATATTTCCACGTCACCTCGAACAACACCATCTTCGGGACGCAGATGCAGCACTTCCCGGAATCGCCGGTTCCGATGGTGGCGGACATGTCGAGCGACATCTTCAGCCGCCCGGTGGACGTCTCCAAGTTCGGCCTCATCTACGCCGGGGCGCAGAAGAACATGGGCATCGCGGGCACGACCCTGGTCATCCTGCGCAATGATCTGCTCGGCAAGGTGAAACGTAAGATCCCTTCCATGCTGGACTATAAGCTGCACATCGAGAATGAGTCGATGTACAACACCCCGCCGGTGTTCGCCGTTTACGTGGCGATGGAAACCCTGAAATGGGTGAAGCAGATGGGCGGAGTGGCCGCCATGCAGAAGCGCGACGAAGAGAAGGCGCAAAGGTTGTACGCCGAGATCGACGCCAACCCGCTCTTCAAGGGCACCTGCGCGGTGGAGGATCGTTCCCGCATGAACGTTACCTTCGTGATGCAGAAGCCCGAGCTGGAAGACGCTTTCAACAAGGCGGCCGAGGCCGCCAACCTCTCCGGCCTGAAGGGACATCGCTCGGTGGGCGGTTTCCGCGCGTCCATCTATAACGCCCTGGAGCTCGAGAGCATCGACGCGCTGGTGGCGGTGATGCGCGACTTCGCCCGCAAGCATGGTTAA
- a CDS encoding pantoate--beta-alanine ligase, translating to MEILANIEDFRRWRDALPAGRRPGFVPTMGALHAGHMKLVEASRAAQPETVVSIFVNPLQFGPHEDLARYPRPFEADARLCREAGVSALFAPEAAEFYPPDFSAYCEVPGLDRFLDGAARPGHFRGVCTVVLKLFHIVRPGRAYFGQKDLQQALILAKMVRDLSVDLEMVIVPTVRAASGLALSSRNAYLTEDEKERATALSRGLFRAQAAWEAGERSAANLKAMLRAEIEASAPTRIDYLEAVSRARLEPIERIDVPAALAVAAFYGKTRLIDNVLLG from the coding sequence ATGGAAATCCTCGCGAACATAGAAGACTTCCGCCGCTGGCGCGATGCGCTGCCTGCCGGCCGTCGGCCCGGATTCGTACCCACCATGGGCGCCCTGCATGCCGGGCACATGAAACTGGTGGAAGCCTCGCGCGCCGCCCAACCCGAGACCGTCGTCTCCATCTTCGTCAATCCGCTCCAGTTCGGCCCCCACGAGGACCTGGCCCGCTACCCCCGGCCCTTCGAGGCCGACGCGCGGCTTTGCCGCGAGGCCGGAGTCTCCGCGCTTTTCGCCCCCGAGGCCGCGGAGTTCTACCCGCCCGATTTCTCCGCCTACTGCGAGGTCCCCGGATTGGACCGTTTCCTCGACGGCGCCGCGCGGCCCGGCCATTTCCGCGGCGTCTGCACCGTCGTCCTCAAGCTCTTCCATATCGTGCGGCCCGGGCGCGCCTATTTCGGCCAAAAGGATTTGCAGCAAGCCCTGATCCTCGCGAAGATGGTACGGGATCTCTCGGTGGATCTGGAAATGGTGATCGTCCCCACCGTGCGCGCCGCATCCGGATTGGCCCTCAGCTCGCGCAACGCCTATCTGACGGAAGATGAAAAGGAACGCGCGACCGCCTTATCGCGCGGGCTATTCCGGGCCCAAGCGGCCTGGGAAGCCGGGGAACGTTCCGCCGCGAATCTGAAAGCCATGTTGCGCGCCGAGATCGAAGCTTCGGCGCCTACGCGCATCGATTATCTGGAAGCCGTGTCCCGGGCCCGCTTGGAGCCTATCGAACGGATTGACGTTCCCGCGGCCTTGGCCGTCGCCGCGTTCTATGGGAAAACGCGCTTGATCGACAACGTGCTTTTGGGATGA
- a CDS encoding DUF1957 domain-containing protein yields the protein MGYLNFVLHAHLPYVRHPEHARFLEEDWFFEAITETYIPLLLQFEALAKAGLAFKITMSLTPPLCEMMADELLQTRYVNHINRLRELAEKECTRTKNDPNFCFVAAMYRNLFETCYKVFEGYGRNLLNGFRKFQKRGNLEIITCGATHGFLPNLRYSPRAVEAQLHVAVGNYWKHFGQEPWGIWLGECGYYKGLDKHIKAAGLRYFFVDTHGILQGEPPSPKGNYAPIETPHGVFAFARDQESSKAVWSAEEGYPGDFRYREFYRDVGFDLPLDYIGPYIHPMGLRINTGIKYFRITGKGNYKEPYVEEWANQATREHAENFVFNRDKQAEWLEGRMDSPPCIVCPYDAELFGHWWYEGPQFLGNVMRKILTEDTHRITLSTGRDYLMGHKDIPKSDPAFSSWGAGGYADVWLNGGNDWIYPHLHKAADLMHEAAKLPETGDLDRRARNQMARELLLAQASDWAFIMKTGTMVEYAVKRTKVHVHNCLELYNQIRSGRIYEPFLANLEATDNLFPEIDYKVYI from the coding sequence ATGGGTTATCTGAATTTCGTTCTGCACGCCCATCTCCCATACGTCAGACATCCCGAACACGCCCGCTTCCTTGAGGAGGATTGGTTCTTCGAGGCCATCACGGAGACCTATATCCCGCTGCTTCTGCAATTCGAAGCGCTGGCCAAGGCCGGATTGGCCTTCAAGATCACCATGAGCCTCACCCCGCCGTTGTGCGAGATGATGGCGGACGAATTGCTCCAGACCCGCTACGTGAACCATATCAACCGATTGCGGGAGCTGGCCGAGAAGGAATGCACGCGCACCAAGAACGACCCAAATTTTTGTTTCGTGGCGGCCATGTACCGCAATCTGTTCGAGACCTGCTATAAGGTTTTCGAAGGTTACGGCCGCAACCTCCTCAACGGCTTCCGCAAGTTCCAGAAACGCGGGAACCTGGAGATCATCACCTGCGGCGCGACCCATGGTTTCCTCCCCAACCTGCGCTATTCCCCGCGCGCGGTCGAAGCGCAGTTGCACGTGGCGGTGGGGAATTACTGGAAGCATTTCGGGCAGGAGCCGTGGGGGATCTGGCTGGGCGAATGCGGTTATTACAAGGGCCTGGATAAGCATATCAAGGCCGCCGGGCTGCGCTACTTCTTCGTGGATACCCACGGGATCCTGCAGGGCGAGCCGCCTTCGCCCAAAGGCAATTACGCCCCGATAGAAACCCCGCATGGGGTCTTCGCCTTCGCACGCGATCAGGAGTCCTCCAAGGCGGTCTGGTCGGCGGAGGAAGGCTATCCCGGCGATTTCCGCTATCGGGAATTCTATCGCGACGTGGGCTTCGATCTGCCGCTCGATTACATCGGCCCGTACATCCATCCCATGGGCCTGCGCATCAATACCGGCATCAAGTATTTCCGCATCACGGGCAAAGGCAATTACAAGGAGCCCTACGTCGAGGAGTGGGCCAACCAAGCCACCCGCGAGCATGCCGAGAATTTCGTTTTCAATCGCGATAAGCAAGCCGAATGGCTGGAAGGGCGCATGGACTCGCCTCCCTGCATCGTCTGCCCTTACGACGCGGAACTGTTCGGGCATTGGTGGTACGAAGGCCCGCAATTCCTCGGCAACGTGATGCGCAAGATCCTGACCGAGGATACGCACCGCATCACGCTCTCGACGGGACGCGACTACCTGATGGGGCACAAGGACATCCCCAAGAGCGATCCCGCCTTCTCCTCGTGGGGCGCTGGCGGGTACGCCGACGTTTGGCTCAACGGCGGCAACGATTGGATCTATCCGCACCTGCATAAAGCCGCGGATCTGATGCACGAGGCGGCCAAGCTGCCCGAAACCGGAGATCTCGATCGGCGCGCGCGCAACCAGATGGCCCGCGAGCTCCTTCTGGCGCAAGCCTCGGATTGGGCCTTCATCATGAAGACGGGTACCATGGTGGAGTACGCGGTGAAGCGCACCAAGGTGCACGTGCACAATTGCTTGGAACTTTACAACCAGATCCGTTCAGGCCGCATTTATGAGCCGTTCCTCGCGAACCTGGAAGCCACCGACAACCTGTTCCCCGAAATCGATTACAAGGTGTATATCTAA
- the queF gene encoding NADPH-dependent 7-cyano-7-deazaguanine reductase QueF, producing the protein MKDNMSSEYEGRQSHIPAMDMPAIEVWEFQYPGSDTTLEVSIPEFTCICPKTGLPDFATLVVTYVPGKLCLELKSFKEYILNYRDLGIFHEHVVNRMLADCVKACAPKRMEVKGVFNARGGIQTTAVARFGF; encoded by the coding sequence TCAGAATACGAAGGCCGCCAATCCCACATCCCCGCCATGGACATGCCCGCCATCGAGGTCTGGGAATTCCAATATCCGGGCAGCGACACCACCCTGGAAGTCTCCATCCCCGAGTTCACCTGCATTTGCCCCAAGACCGGCTTGCCCGACTTCGCCACCTTGGTCGTAACCTATGTTCCCGGGAAGCTGTGCTTAGAGCTGAAGAGCTTCAAGGAATACATCCTGAACTATCGCGATCTCGGGATTTTCCACGAGCATGTCGTGAACCGCATGCTGGCGGACTGCGTGAAAGCCTGCGCGCCCAAGCGGATGGAAGTGAAAGGCGTTTTCAATGCGCGGGGCGGGATCCAGACGACGGCGGTGGCGCGCTTCGGGTTTTGA
- the proC gene encoding pyrroline-5-carboxylate reductase has product MVDFQYVGVLGCGNMGGALVRALIASGTVPAKDLFVYDTLAPAMEGLKRELGVQTVDQAHDLPDRCDVLILAVKPQIFHHIAPGLRAQSGPKERVVLSVMAGVTSEDIRAHFPEDYQVVRTMPNLPLSVGEGATAIETDGHSEATLLLAEHIFKAAGRTVRVTSHQMDAVTGLSGSGPAYVFEFVEGLILAGVKSGLPRDTAAALVMQTVKGALKLLESSKDGPPAWSAKVSSPGGTTIHGLHVLETAGFKGILMAAVEAAVERSKALSGR; this is encoded by the coding sequence ATGGTTGATTTCCAATACGTCGGCGTACTCGGATGCGGGAACATGGGCGGCGCCTTGGTGCGCGCCTTGATCGCGTCGGGCACGGTCCCGGCCAAGGACCTCTTCGTTTACGATACCCTCGCGCCCGCCATGGAAGGCCTCAAGCGCGAGCTGGGCGTGCAAACCGTGGACCAGGCCCATGATCTGCCGGATCGCTGCGACGTGCTCATCCTGGCGGTGAAGCCGCAGATTTTCCACCATATCGCCCCGGGTCTGCGGGCCCAAAGCGGTCCCAAGGAACGCGTGGTCCTTTCCGTCATGGCCGGGGTGACCAGCGAAGACATCCGCGCCCACTTCCCGGAGGATTACCAGGTCGTGCGCACCATGCCCAACCTGCCCCTGTCTGTGGGGGAGGGCGCCACCGCCATCGAGACCGACGGGCATTCCGAGGCCACCTTGCTCCTGGCCGAGCACATTTTCAAGGCCGCCGGCCGTACCGTGCGGGTTACCTCCCACCAGATGGACGCGGTGACCGGGCTTTCGGGCAGCGGTCCCGCCTACGTTTTCGAATTCGTCGAAGGGCTCATCCTGGCCGGCGTCAAATCGGGATTGCCGCGGGATACCGCCGCGGCCTTGGTGATGCAGACCGTCAAGGGCGCCTTGAAACTCCTGGAGTCCTCCAAGGACGGCCCCCCGGCATGGTCGGCCAAGGTTTCCTCGCCAGGCGGGACCACCATCCACGGGCTGCACGTTTTGGAAACGGCGGGCTTCAAGGGAATCTTGATGGCCGCGGTCGAGGCCGCGGTGGAGCGGTCCAAAGCGCTTTCCGGGCGATAA
- the folK gene encoding 2-amino-4-hydroxy-6-hydroxymethyldihydropteridine diphosphokinase, with product MARPETIVHLGLGSNLDDRQGHLQNALEALQAIAVSPIQKSRVYETAPVGPGPQGKYLNLVVRFSTRLEPRALLKFCGDTETRLGRKPRGRWAPREIDIDILSYGREILHEEGLQVPHPSILDRQFVLVPLADLDPDFILPGFKENVSAQLQRCIEIQGRQDVEEYRPLPAAQIALPERIRYVAVEGVIGVGKSTLVRALCGRMGCMPLYEEFENNPFLSDFYKDKSRYAFQTQMFFFLSRFRQIQEVFHQQDLFRPQILSDYMFAKDKIFATLNLDENELNLYYRMADILERSLVKPDYVIYLQADTRTLMQRIRLRDRPYERNMEEAYIESLNQAYNHYFHYYSGSPLMIINTNNIDFVRNPDDLQLLVETIAKVPEGVTYFSPTSMGKK from the coding sequence ATGGCTCGCCCGGAAACCATTGTCCACTTAGGCCTGGGGAGCAACCTGGATGACCGCCAAGGCCATCTCCAGAACGCGCTCGAGGCGCTGCAAGCCATAGCCGTCAGCCCCATCCAGAAATCCCGGGTGTACGAGACCGCGCCGGTGGGGCCGGGTCCGCAAGGCAAATACCTGAACCTGGTGGTGCGCTTTTCCACCCGCTTGGAGCCGCGCGCCTTGCTTAAGTTCTGCGGCGATACCGAGACCCGCTTGGGCCGCAAGCCCCGCGGCCGCTGGGCCCCGCGCGAAATAGACATCGACATCCTATCCTATGGGCGCGAGATCCTCCACGAAGAAGGCTTACAGGTCCCCCACCCTTCCATTCTCGATCGCCAATTCGTGCTGGTGCCCTTGGCGGATTTGGATCCCGATTTCATCCTGCCGGGATTCAAGGAAAACGTGTCCGCCCAACTTCAGCGCTGCATCGAGATCCAGGGCCGCCAGGACGTGGAGGAATACCGTCCCCTGCCGGCGGCGCAAATCGCCTTGCCCGAGCGCATCCGCTACGTGGCGGTGGAAGGCGTCATCGGCGTGGGCAAATCCACCTTGGTACGGGCGCTTTGCGGCCGCATGGGTTGCATGCCGCTGTACGAGGAGTTCGAGAACAATCCGTTCCTCTCCGATTTCTACAAGGACAAATCGCGTTACGCCTTCCAGACCCAGATGTTCTTCTTCCTCTCGCGCTTCCGCCAGATCCAGGAAGTCTTCCATCAACAGGACCTTTTCCGCCCGCAGATCCTGAGCGATTACATGTTCGCCAAGGACAAGATCTTCGCGACCTTGAACCTGGACGAGAACGAATTGAACCTGTACTATCGCATGGCCGACATCCTGGAGCGGAGCCTGGTCAAGCCCGATTACGTGATCTACCTGCAGGCCGACACCCGTACCCTCATGCAACGCATCCGCCTGCGCGATCGCCCCTACGAGCGGAACATGGAAGAGGCCTACATCGAGTCCCTGAACCAGGCGTACAACCACTACTTCCACTATTACTCGGGTTCTCCCCTGATGATCATCAACACGAACAACATCGATTTCGTGCGGAATCCGGATGACCTACAACTACTGGTGGAGACGATCGCCAAGGTGCCCGAAGGGGTGACCTACTTCTCCCCCACCTCCATGGGGAAGAAATAG
- the rho gene encoding transcription termination factor Rho, with protein sequence MLASRPKAALKKSSDKLKEQEISALENEARVAEEERREEEEDGESGDGGGNAKTLQEAKNRWTELKKLGMKELINMGLELGIADPRSLRKQALVFSILERETGGMAAIYAEGVLEVMDEGYGFLRSPEHSYVAGPDDVYVSSTQIKRFGLQTGDTISGMVRAPKDNERYFALLRIQKVNGEEPEVCRDRVSFDNLTPLHPDVAFNCEYDAKEISTRIMNLFTPIGRGQRGLIVAPPRAGKTILLQNIANAIVKNHQEVKLMVLLIDERPEEVTDMRRNVPAEVFSSTFDEPPERHIQVANMVIEKARRLVEHNQHVVILLDSITRLARAHNVVIPHSGKILSGGVDAMALQKPKRFFGSARNIEGGGSLTIIATALIETGSRMDEVIFEEFKGTGNMELILDRRISEKRIWPAIDVFKSGTRKEELLMTPDDLRRVWILRRYLQDLSPVEIMEFLVDKFKGTKNNKEFLDSMNG encoded by the coding sequence ATTTTGGCCAGCAGACCCAAAGCAGCCCTGAAGAAGTCCTCCGATAAGCTTAAAGAGCAGGAGATTTCCGCCCTGGAGAACGAGGCCCGGGTAGCCGAAGAGGAACGCCGCGAAGAAGAAGAGGACGGCGAGTCCGGCGACGGCGGCGGCAACGCCAAGACCTTGCAAGAGGCCAAGAACCGCTGGACCGAGCTGAAGAAGCTGGGGATGAAAGAGCTCATCAACATGGGGCTCGAGCTCGGCATCGCCGATCCCCGCAGCCTGCGCAAGCAGGCCCTGGTCTTCTCGATCCTGGAGCGGGAGACCGGCGGCATGGCCGCCATCTACGCCGAAGGCGTGCTCGAGGTGATGGACGAGGGCTACGGCTTCCTGCGCTCCCCGGAGCATTCCTACGTGGCCGGCCCGGACGACGTATACGTCTCCTCCACCCAGATCAAGCGCTTCGGCCTGCAAACCGGCGACACCATCTCGGGCATGGTGCGCGCGCCCAAGGACAACGAACGTTATTTCGCTTTGCTCCGCATCCAGAAGGTGAACGGCGAAGAGCCGGAAGTATGCCGGGACCGGGTTTCCTTCGACAACCTCACGCCCTTGCATCCGGACGTCGCCTTCAATTGCGAGTACGACGCCAAAGAGATCAGCACCCGCATCATGAACCTGTTCACGCCCATCGGGCGCGGGCAGCGCGGCCTGATCGTGGCCCCGCCGCGGGCCGGCAAGACCATCCTCTTGCAGAACATCGCCAACGCCATCGTCAAGAACCACCAGGAAGTGAAGCTGATGGTGCTGCTCATCGACGAGCGCCCGGAAGAGGTCACCGACATGCGCCGCAACGTGCCGGCCGAGGTGTTCTCCTCCACCTTCGACGAGCCGCCGGAACGGCATATCCAGGTGGCCAACATGGTCATCGAGAAGGCCCGCCGCCTGGTCGAGCACAACCAGCACGTCGTCATCCTATTGGATTCCATCACCCGCCTGGCTCGCGCGCATAACGTTGTCATCCCGCATTCCGGCAAGATCCTCTCGGGCGGCGTCGATGCCATGGCGCTGCAGAAGCCCAAGCGCTTCTTCGGATCGGCCCGTAACATCGAGGGCGGCGGTTCGCTCACCATCATCGCCACCGCGCTCATCGAAACCGGTTCGCGCATGGACGAAGTCATCTTCGAGGAATTCAAGGGCACCGGCAACATGGAGTTGATCCTGGATCGCCGCATCTCCGAGAAGCGCATCTGGCCGGCCATCGACGTGTTCAAGTCGGGCACCCGCAAGGAAGAGCTTTTGATGACCCCGGACGATCTGCGCCGCGTCTGGATCCTGCGTCGTTACCTGCAGGATCTTTCGCCCGTGGAAATCATGGAGTTCCTAGTGGACAAGTTCAAGGGCACCAAGAACAACAAGGAATTCCTGGACTCGATGAATGGTTGA
- a CDS encoding diguanylate cyclase, protein MEDVRKWYRTSLPASIDALKAARKTLAKSPAGADSARRIAHSLQRPAGAHGFRHLNDTAQAVERCRPDELPACLDQLLSELIRVNAALAPGDLPRILVIQNDPQMARLLETILSGSDREIVVAGTAAEALAALEDCQFSLIVLDLYLPDADGRALLMQLRDRSATAAVPVIVLSSVGGPQPKTECFALGADAYFEKPLAPEVLKAAVSARLHRSVEHRREARQDALTSLPNRAAFREGFQRIVAMAGRNNEPTSLALLDFDLLKRINDHLGHVAGDAALHHAARAFSASLRRSDFLARWGGDEFALLLPNTNVIGARFALDKLFHSLADAPFRTFDGRPVILTFSAGLVSIPHEGALEDAIAEADRCLFLAKSGGRGRIVCEGDPSGAQVIRILLAEADDGVAAMVADSLSREGFEVVRCRTGADALRAAMATPCSLWILDLQQEDPAGRSLLAELRANWRGHRVPVLMTAPLGREQAIAGGIRQGADDYLVKPFSPHDLTTRVHNLLRR, encoded by the coding sequence ATGGAAGATGTGAGGAAATGGTACCGTACCAGTTTGCCGGCGAGCATCGACGCCCTCAAGGCCGCGCGTAAGACGTTGGCCAAATCCCCGGCCGGGGCGGATTCGGCGCGGCGCATCGCCCATAGCCTGCAACGTCCCGCCGGCGCCCATGGCTTCCGGCACCTGAACGATACCGCGCAAGCGGTGGAACGCTGCCGCCCCGATGAATTGCCGGCCTGCCTGGATCAGTTGCTCTCGGAGTTGATCCGGGTCAACGCCGCCCTGGCCCCGGGGGATCTGCCCCGTATCCTCGTCATCCAGAATGATCCCCAGATGGCGCGCTTGCTGGAAACCATCTTGTCGGGATCCGATCGGGAGATCGTAGTGGCGGGGACCGCCGCCGAAGCGCTGGCGGCCCTGGAGGACTGCCAATTCTCCCTCATCGTCCTCGATCTGTACTTGCCCGATGCCGATGGGCGGGCTTTACTGATGCAATTGCGCGATCGATCCGCCACAGCCGCGGTTCCCGTGATCGTGCTCTCCAGCGTGGGCGGCCCCCAACCCAAGACGGAGTGCTTCGCCCTCGGCGCGGACGCCTACTTCGAGAAGCCCCTGGCCCCCGAGGTGCTCAAGGCCGCCGTTTCGGCCCGGCTGCACCGATCGGTTGAGCATCGCCGCGAAGCCCGCCAGGACGCCCTCACGAGCCTTCCCAACCGCGCCGCCTTTCGCGAAGGCTTCCAACGCATCGTCGCCATGGCCGGCCGCAACAACGAGCCCACCTCGCTGGCGCTCCTCGATTTCGATTTACTGAAACGGATCAACGATCACCTCGGGCACGTGGCCGGCGATGCGGCCCTCCATCATGCCGCGCGCGCCTTCTCGGCTTCATTAAGGCGCTCGGACTTCCTGGCCCGTTGGGGCGGCGATGAATTCGCCTTGCTGCTTCCCAACACCAATGTCATCGGGGCGCGCTTCGCCCTCGATAAGCTTTTCCATTCCCTGGCCGACGCGCCTTTCCGCACCTTCGACGGGCGTCCCGTCATCCTGACCTTTTCCGCGGGCCTGGTTTCGATCCCCCATGAGGGCGCGCTGGAGGACGCCATCGCCGAGGCCGATCGCTGCCTGTTCCTGGCCAAGAGCGGTGGGCGCGGGCGCATCGTCTGCGAAGGCGATCCGTCGGGCGCGCAGGTGATACGCATCCTGCTCGCCGAGGCGGATGATGGCGTGGCGGCCATGGTGGCGGACAGCCTTTCGCGCGAAGGCTTCGAGGTGGTGCGTTGCCGTACCGGCGCCGATGCGCTCCGCGCGGCCATGGCGACCCCGTGCTCGCTATGGATACTTGATTTGCAGCAGGAAGATCCCGCCGGGCGGAGCCTTTTGGCGGAGTTGCGGGCCAATTGGCGCGGTCATCGCGTTCCCGTGCTGATGACGGCCCCGCTGGGCCGCGAACAAGCCATCGCGGGGGGCATCCGGCAAGGCGCTGACGATTATCTGGTCAAGCCGTTTTCTCCGCACGATCTTACGACGCGGGTGCACAACCTCCTGCGCCGCTAA
- a CDS encoding AbrB/MazE/SpoVT family DNA-binding domain-containing protein — protein sequence MPFSTLTSKGQITIPNSIRKRFHLRAGNRLEFRVTKEGEIRLSPVSLTVDDVFGILKRPGKKAHSVEAMNQALSDKFRAGK from the coding sequence ATGCCGTTTTCCACTCTGACATCCAAAGGCCAAATAACCATTCCGAACTCGATCCGGAAGCGTTTCCACCTGCGCGCGGGGAACCGGCTGGAGTTCCGCGTGACGAAGGAAGGGGAAATCAGGCTTTCGCCGGTATCGTTGACGGTGGATGATGTTTTCGGGATACTCAAGCGGCCCGGCAAGAAGGCTCATTCCGTGGAAGCGATGAATCAGGCCTTATCGGATAAGTTCCGGGCCGGGAAATGA
- a CDS encoding type II toxin-antitoxin system VapC family toxin, whose amino-acid sequence MKALDTNVLVRFLTGDDVAQAGKVVATLRAAENRQERFHVSILVLLELIWVLESLYKYRREEVLSAVEKMLALPVLAMENPDIIESFLSASSVTKADLSDILIGVAGRAKGCETTLTFDKKAAKETGLFRILA is encoded by the coding sequence ATGAAAGCGCTGGACACGAATGTTCTGGTCCGATTTTTAACAGGGGATGATGTCGCTCAGGCGGGGAAGGTGGTTGCGACGTTACGCGCCGCCGAAAACAGGCAAGAGCGGTTTCACGTAAGCATTCTAGTCCTGCTTGAGTTGATATGGGTCCTGGAATCCCTGTATAAATATCGGCGCGAAGAGGTCTTGTCCGCGGTGGAAAAAATGCTGGCCTTGCCGGTACTTGCCATGGAAAACCCCGACATAATCGAATCCTTCCTAAGCGCCTCGTCGGTAACGAAAGCGGACCTCTCCGACATCCTTATCGGCGTGGCTGGCAGGGCCAAGGGTTGCGAGACCACCTTGACCTTTGATAAAAAAGCAGCCAAGGAAACCGGACTCTTCCGGATTCTCGCCTAA